One part of the Rutidosis leptorrhynchoides isolate AG116_Rl617_1_P2 chromosome 1, CSIRO_AGI_Rlap_v1, whole genome shotgun sequence genome encodes these proteins:
- the LOC139886148 gene encoding long chain acyl-CoA synthetase 8, with product MGDSEGSSINTPTAEQVGFLTKIMEEKSYGAAVAIMVAIAVPLVLSSMFAAKKKVKQRGVPVQVGGEPGFAMRNVRSTKLVDVPWEGATTMAALFEQSCKKHSQHRFLGTRKLIERSFVSGSDGRKFEKLHLGEYQWETYGQIFERVCNFASGLIHIGHDPDTRIAIFSDTRPEWLIAFEGCFRQNITVVTIYPSLGDDALIHSLNETKVSTLICDSKLLKKVAAVSPSMRTVENVIYFESDNTEALKEIGDWKISSFSEVESLGQKSPVSARLPIKKDVAVIMYTSGSTGLPKGVMMTHGNVVATAAAVMTVIPNIGTHDVYLAYLPLAHIFELAAETVMLTAGSSIGYGSALTLTDTSNKIKKGTMGDASVLKPTLMASVPAILDRVRDGVVKKVEEKGGLTTKIFNIAYKRRLLAVDGSWFGAWGLEKLLWDAIVFKKIRSVLGGDIRFMLCGGAPLAADTQRFINVCIGAPIGQGYGLTETCAGAAFSEADDNAVGRVGPPLPCVYIKLVSWDEGGYLTSDKPMPRGEVVVGGHSVTAGYFNNDEKTNEVYKVDETGMRWFYTGDIGRFHPDGCLEIIDRKKDIVKLQHGEYISLGKVEAALASSKYVENVMVHADPFHTYCVALVVPARQVLEQWAKDAGISYQDFAELCDKKETVSEVQQSLTKAAKDAKLDKFETPAKIKLMPDPWTPESGLVTAALKLKREQLKSKFKDDLDKLYG from the exons ATGGGTGATTCAGAGGGAAGCAGCATTAATACTCCTACAGCTGAACAAGTTGGTTTCTTGACAAAAATCATGGAAGAAAAATCTTATGGTGCAGCAGTTGCAATTATGGTTGCCATTGCTGTACCGTTGGTTCTTTCTTCAATGTTTGCAGCGAAGAAGAAAGTGAAACAACGAGGTGTTCCCGTTCAAGTTGGCGGTGAGCCAGGTTTTGCCATGCGTAACGTTAGATCAACCAAATTAGTTGATGTCCCATGGGAAGGAGCTACAACAATGGCTGCCCTTTTTGAGCAGTCTTGTAAGAAACATTCACAACATAGGTTTCTTGGTACAAGGAAGTTGATTGAAAGAAGCTTTGTTAGTGGTAGTGATGGGAGAAAATTTGAAAAATTACATCTTGGGGAGTATCAGTGGGAGACATATGGGCAGATATTTGAACGGGTTTGCAATTTTGCATCTGGACTTATTCATATTGGTCATGACCCTGATACTCGTATTGCCATATTTTCTGATACACGACCTGAATGGTTAATTGCATTTGAGGGATGCTTCAGGCAGAACATCACTGTGGTGACCATATATCCTTCACTAGGTGATGATGCACTTATTCACTCTCTAAACGAG ACAAAAGTATCGACGTTGATTTGTGATTCCAAGCTATTGAAAAAAGTGGCTGCAGTTAGTCCAAGCATGCGAACTGTAGAAAATGTCATCTACTTTGAAAGTGATAACACCGAAGCGTTAAAAGAAATCGGTGATTGGAAAATTTCGTCTTTTTCTGAAGTCGAGAGCTTGGGACAGAAGAGTCCTGTAAGTGCTAGACTGCCTATTAAGAAAGATGTTGCAGTGATCATGTATACAAGTGGAAGCACAGGTTTACCAAAG GGGGTGATGATGACTCATGGGAATGTAGTAGCAACTGCAGCTGCAGTTATGACAGTAATCCCAAATATTGGGACCCACGATGTCTATTTGGCTTACTTACCATTGGCTCATATTTTCGAGTTAGCTGCCGAG ACTGTGATGTTAACTGCGGGTAGTTCAATTGGTTATGGTTCAGCACTGACTTTAACAGACACATCAAATAAAATCAAGAAAGGAACCATGGGAGATGCATCCGTCTTGAAGCCAACGTTAATGGCATCTGTTCCTGCTATCTTAGACCGTGTCCGAGATGGTGTAGTAAAGAAG gttgagGAAAAGGGAGGTTTGACCACAAAAATATTCAATATAGCCTACAAAAGGCGTTTGCTAGCAGTAGATGGAAGTTGGTTCGGTGCATGGGGGTTAGAGAAGCTATTGTGGGATGCCATTGTTTTCAAGAAGATTCGTTCTGTACTCGGAGGAGATATTCGTTTCATGCTCTGTGGTGGTGCACCTTTAGCTGCTGATACTCAACGATTTATAAATGTTTGCATCGG GGCTCCAATTGGTCAAGGATATGGGCTGACTGAAACATGTGCTGGAGCTGCATTCTCTGAGGCTGATGATAATGCTGTTGGACGTGTCGGTCCACCACTTCCTTGTGTCTATATTAAA CTTGTTTCATGGGATGAAGGTGGCTATTTAACATCTGACAAACCAATGCCGCGAGGTGAAGTTGTAGTTGGCGGGCACAGTGTTACTGCTGGTTACTTTAATAATGATGAGAAAACTAATGAGgtttacaag GTTGATGAAACTGGAATGCGTTGGTTCTACACTGGGGACATCGGAAGGTTTCATCCCGATGGATGCCTTGAGATCATTGACAGAAAGAAGGATATCGTAAAACTTCAACATGGAGAATACATCTCCTTAGGGAAG GTTGAGGCAGCACTTGCGTCAAGCAAGTATGTAGAGAATGTAATGGTACATGCTGATCCCTTCCACACTTATTGTGTTGCATTAGTGGTCCCTGCACGTCAGGTTCTAGAACAATGGGCTAAAGATGCTGGTATTAGTTACCAAGATTTTGCTGAGTTGTGTGATAAAAAGGAAACTGTCTCTGAGGTTCAGCAATCCCTTACCAAG GCAGCGAAAGATGCAAAGTTAGACAAGTTTGAAACGCCTGCAAAGATAAAGCTGATGCCAGATCCATGGACTCCTGAATCTGGATTAGTAACAGCGGCTCTTAAGTTAAAACGGGAACAACTGAAGTCTAAGTTTAAGGATGATCTGGATAAGTTATATGGGTGA
- the LOC139896223 gene encoding LOW QUALITY PROTEIN: uncharacterized protein (The sequence of the model RefSeq protein was modified relative to this genomic sequence to represent the inferred CDS: substituted 1 base at 1 genomic stop codon) has translation MVMKLFDGGESDSDDGSGDLLKIEINEEFARRYEHNKKREDLQRLEELKKKGVIDSDEESSEDDEDIVNFSSKQDLKFFDALIKVRNQDPSLKNTDAKLFDSDNDDYDYDNEASDEISVVKEKKKNPMYLKDVTSKHLLXEGPEFEDENDNKNNNNKRSYFEEQEVLRKEFLDAVGDEDVEGDIIKVKEEGNKGDDDDDEDHDSEYVNKLDEYFKEDEKLLDEDEKFLKEYFRKKMWLEKDKSNRQVLDVDDGIDFSEDEEELDKQEDFERSYNFRYEENAGDRVMGYSRKVNDSVRKKDNARSLQRKNKEERMARAEIERKEELKCLKNLKKKEINEKIRKFKETAGIGEDADCLLDERDLEEEFDPEEYDRKMKKAFDDKFYEAEDVVDPEFGSEDEDGELKKPNFDEEDDMLGLPEGWEDEFGSYDGFLGTRKRLLKSKVNNGGYEEQTQDKEETVLQEGKKRKRKSSELKKEVVEKGLEEYYKLNYEGSIGDLKTRFKYKPVNKNNYGLKAMEILVVDDKELNQLIPLKKLATYTEDEFVVPRKKIKEQKQRIKSLFKGESSNGPHNGGMSKRVKHDVVEVEKEKPQLDEAPKLLSRKHRRKIRLNELKLSTSRLIVYQKLQPKAKIKKKNKS, from the coding sequence ATGGTAATGAAGCTATTCGATGGCGGCGAATCCGATTCAGACGATGGTTCCGGCGACTTATTGAAAATCGAAATTAACGAAGAATTCGCTCGACGGTACGAACACAATAAAAAACGCGAAGATTTACAGCGGCTCGAGGAGCTAAAAAAGAAAGGCGTAATTGATtcagatgaagaatcatctgaagaTGATGAAGATATTGTTAATTTTTCAAGTAAGCAGGATTTGAAGTTTTTTGATGCTTTAATTAAAGTAAGAAATCAGGATCCTTCACTTAAGAATACTGATGCTAAGTTATTTGATTctgataatgatgattatgattatgataatgaggcTAGTGATGAGATTAGTGTTGTTAAGGAGAAGAAAAAGAATCCTATGTATTTGAAAGATGTGACTTCAAAACATTTACTTTAAGAAGGACCTGAGTTTGAAGATgaaaatgataataagaataataataataagagaagtTACTTTGAGGAACAAGAGGTATTAAGGAAGGAGTTTTTGGATGCTGTTGGTGATGAAGATGTTGAAGGGGATATAATAAAAGTGAAGGAGGAGGGTAACAAgggtgatgatgatgacgatgaagatCATGACAGTGAATATGTAAACAAGTTGGATGAATATTTTAAGGAGGATGAGAAGTTGTTGGATGAAGATGAAAAGTTTTTAAAGGAATATTTTAGAAAAAAGATGTGGTTGGAGAAAGATAAAAGTAATCGTCAAGTATTGGATGTTGATGATGGAATAGATTTTTCAGAGGATGAAGAGGAGTTAGATAAGCAAGAGGATTTTGAGAGAAGTTATAATTTTAGGTACGAGGAAAATGCAGGCGATAGAGTAATGGGGTATTCACGAAAAGTGAATGATTCAGTGAGGAAGAAGGATAATGCTAGGAGCTTACAGAGGAAGAATAAAGAGGAGAGAATGGCACGGGCTGAGATTGAGAGGAAAGAAGAATTGAAGtgtttgaaaaacttgaagaagAAAGAGATTAATGAGAAGATTAGGAAGTTTAAGGAAACTGCTGGGATCGGTGAAGATGCGGATTGTTTGTTGGATGAACGTGATCTTGAGGAGGAATTTGATCCGGAAGAGTATGATAGAAAGATGAAGAAGGCGTTCGATGATAAGTTTTATGAAGCAGAAGATGTTGTTGACCCTGAGTTTGGTAGTGAAGATGAAGATGGTGAATTGAAAAAACCTAATTTTGATGAGGAAGATGATATGCTTGGTTTGCCCGAGGGTTGGGAGGATGAATTTGGTTCTTATGATGGGTTTTTAGGTACTAGAAAAAGATTGTTGAAAAGCAAGGTTAATAATGGTGGTTATGAAGAACAAACACAAGACAAAGAAGAAACAGTATTACAAGAAGGCAAAAAGAGGAAAAGAAAAAGTTCTGAATTAAAAAAGGAGGTAGTGGAAAAAGGGTTAGAGGAGTACTATAAGTTGAACTATGAAGGTAGTATTGGGGATTTGAAGACTAGGTTTAAGTACAAGCCTGTTAACAAAAATAATTATGGATTAAAAGCAATGGAGATATTGGTAGTGGATGATAAGGAGTTGAATCAGTTAATTCCTTTGAAGAAATTGGCGACATACACAGAAGACGAGTTTGTTGTTCCTCGTAAAAAGATAAAAGAACAAAAACAGAGGATTAAGTCTCTTTTTAAAGGAGAATCTTCAAATGGACCCCATAATGGCGGCATGAGCAAGAGGGTAAAACATGATGTTGTTGAGGTAGAAAAAGAAAAGCCACAACTGGATGAAGCTCCGAAACTGTTATCTAGGAAACATAGAAGAAAGATTCGGTTAAATGAATTGAAGTTGTCAACTTCAAGGCTTATTGTATATCAGAAACTTCAGCCTAAAGCCAAAATCAAGAAGAAAAACAAATCATAA